A portion of the Cryptomeria japonica chromosome 5, Sugi_1.0, whole genome shotgun sequence genome contains these proteins:
- the LOC131060392 gene encoding pleiotropic drug resistance protein 1 — translation MSVKSEGEVQSWAGSLRQGSRRLFERSESVFSASSSSRNRLDDEESLKWAAIEKLPTYDRLRTSILKDVHGEVNVTDIQLESRQKVLDRLVRVADQDNERFLNRLRKRIDRVGIKLPEVEVRYEHLNVDANVHVGGRALPTLTNYYADALEGLLGSLHLYKGNKTTMNILHDVSGAVKPGRITLLLGPPASGKSTLLLALAGRLDKTLRVRGSVKYNGHGMDEFVPERTSAYISQHDLHIGELTVRETLDFAARCQGVGSRYDILTELSRREKEQGIKPDPDIDVFMKATAIEGQETNMMTDYVLKILGLDICADTMVGDQMRRGISGGQKKRVTTGEMIVGAANALFMDEISTGLDSSTTFQIVKCLRQYVHVFNTTMVISLLQPAPETYDLFDDVILLSEGYLVYHGPRESILEFFETMGFRCPERKGVADFLQEVTSPMDQEQYWANRNQAYRYVPVKEFADAFQSFHVGTKMNAELSIPYDKTKSHPAALTKQQFGVSKKELFRACLDRELLLMKRSSFVYIFKSTQITLIALIVMSVFFRTNMHQRNLNDATIYFGALFFGLTQLMFNGLAELSMTVDRLPVYYKQRDFKFYPAWAFSLPTWVMRIPLSVLESVIWTILTYYTIGFAPSPHRFFRQLLLLFFLSQCALSLFRFIASLGRNLVVANTFGSFGLLVVFVLGGFIISRNDIKGWWIWGYWISPLMYAQNGIAVNEFLASRWQKETENIGVKLLHTRGLFSDKWWYWLSIGALLGYNVLFNVFYTIALHYLEPLGKPQASMSEDDLKRKNISTTGFHNRGENGVEMQNITGEIQSAGGRSRKRSSNISNRSDSLVTSAREAGRKGMVLPFEPLAMAFHNVSYFVDMPDEMKQQGVTEDRLQLLRDVNGTFRPGVLTCLMGVSGAGKTTLMDVLAGRKTGGYIEGSVTISGYPKNQETFARISGYCEQNDIHSPCVTVYESLIYSAWLRLPKEVDTKTREMFVDEVMTLVELHNLKGALVGLPGKRGLSTEQRKRLTIAVELVANPSIIFMDEPTSGLDARAAAIVMRTVRNTVDTGRTVVCTIHQPSIDIFEAFDELVLMKRGGQMIYVGPLGHHSKDLIEYFESFDGVPKITQGYNPATWMLESSSVGTELRLGVDFADLYRKSRLYERNEALIKELEVPAPGSKDIHFDSQYSQPFFIQTWACLWKQHWSYWRNPEYNAIRFFYTVICALMFGTIFWRVGNKTREQSSVTNAMGSLFASIIFLGVNNASSVEPVVDIERTVFYREKAAGMYSALPYALGQVLIEIPYVFIQAVQYGVIVYAMVDYKWEASKFFWFFFFMFFTFLYFTFYGMMTSALTPNSMIAAIVSSAFYGIWMLFCGFLIPRNKIPVWWRWYYWADPMAWTLYGLIASQFGDLDTLMTKTDGTQESLKHFLKSYFGFRHDFLGVTAGFTVGWAVLFAFVFAFAIKFLNFQNR, via the exons ATGTCCGTGAAATCAGAGGGCGAGGTGCAGTCATGGGCGGGCAGCCTGCGGCAGGGCAGCCGACGGCTATTCGAAAGATCGGAAAGTGTTTTCTCAGCTTCTTCCTCTTCCAGAAATCGGTTAGATGATGAAGAGTCCCTCAAATGGGCAGCCATTGAAAAGCTGCCCACTTATGATCGTCTCAGAACTTCGATTCTGAAAGATGTTCATGGTGAAGTCAATGTTACAGATATCCAACTGGAGAGCCGTCAAAAAGTGCTCGATAGGCTTGTTAGAGTTGCAGACCAGGACAACGAACGCTTCCTCAATCGACTGCGTAAAAGAATCGACAG AGTTGGGATTAAATTGCCCGAGGTTGAAGTCCGGTACGAGCACTTGAATGTCGACGCCAATGTCCATGTCGGAGGCAGAGCTTTACCTACGCTCACTAACTATTATGCCGATGCATTGGAG GGGCTGTTGGGATCGCTTCATTTATACAAGGGCAACAAAACAACCATGAATATTCTTCACGATGTCAGTGGTGCGGTGAAGCCCGGCAG GATTACGCTCCTTCTTGGGCCTCCTGCATCTGGGAAGTCTACGCTGCTCTTGGCTCTTGCAGGAAGGCTGGATAAAACTCTCAGA GTTAGGGGATCAGTAAAATACAATGGGCATGGCATGGATGAGTTCGTCCCAGAGAGGACATCTGCTTACATCAGTCAGCACGATTTACATATTGGGGAACTGACTGTAAGGGAAACCTTGGACTTCGCTGCTCGCTGCCAGGGCGTTGGCTCCAGATATG ATATTTTGACCGAGCTTTCCAGGCGAGAGAAAGAACAGGGTATCAAACCAGATCCGGACATAGATGTCTTCATGAAG GCAACTGCAATAGAGGGACAGGAGACGAACATGATGACAGACTACGTCTTGAAG ATATTGGGGTTGGACATATGCGCAGACACCATGGTAGGAGATCAAATGCGCAGGGGTATTTCGGGTGGGCAAAAGAAGAGAGTTACAACTGGAGAGATGATTGTGGGAGCTGCAAACGCCTTGTTTATGGACGAAATCTCAACGGGTCTAGACAGCTCTACAACATTTCAGATTGTGAAATGCCTACGCCAATACGTACACGTGTTCAACACAACCATGGTGATTTCGCTCTTGCAACCTGCACCAGAAACATATGATCTCTTCGATGACGTCATTTTGCTTTCTGAAGGTTATCTCGTTTACCATGGGCCACGTGAATCCATCCTTGAATTCTTCGAGACCATGGGATTCAGATGCCCTGAAAGGAAAGGCGTTGCTGATTTTTTGCAGGAG GTGACTTCGCCCATGGATCAAGAACAATATTGGGCGAACAGAAACCAAGCATACCGTTATGTTCCAGTGAAGGAGTTTGCAGACGCATTCCAATCTTTCCATGTTGGAACCAAAATGAATGCAGAGCTATCAATTCCCTATGATAAAACCAAATCTCATCCGGCTGCGCTGACCAAACAGCAATTTGGTGTAAGCAAAAAGGAGCTTTTCAGAGCTTGTTTGGATAGAGAACTTCTGTTGATGAAGAGGAGCTCCTTTGTCTATATCTTCAAATCCACTCAg ATCACTCTGATCGCTTTGATTGTGATGAGCGTTTTCTTCCGAACTAATATGCATCAACGAAATCTGAATGATGCGACTATCTACTTCGGAGCTCTCTTCTTTGGGCTTACACAGCTCATGTTCAATGGCCTGGCCGAATTATCAATGACAGTTGACAGGCTCCCAGTTTATTACAAGCAGAGGGATTTCAAGTTCTATCCTGCTTGGGCATTCTCTCTTCCAACCTGGGTTATGAGAATTCCTCTCTCGGTACTGGAATCTGTGATATGGACTATTCTCACATACTATACCATTGGATTTGCCCCAAGTCCTCATAG GTTTTTCCGACAATTGTTGCTGCTCTTCTTTCTTTCTCAGTGTGCATTATCGCTTTTCAGATTCATAGCCTCTCTAGGACGGAATCTAGTAGTGGCAAACACTTTTGGCTCTTTTGGTCTCTTGGTAGTCTTCGTTCTTGGAGGATTCATCATCTCCAGAA ATGATATTAAAGGTTGGTGGATATGGGGTTACTGGATTTCTCCTCTCATGTATGCTCAAAATGGAATTGCAGTTAACGAGTTCCTAGCAAGTAGATGGCAAAAG GAAACGGAAAATATTGGTGTGAAATTGTTGCACACTCGTGGACTATTTTCTGATAAATGGTGGTATTGGCTTTCTATTGGAGCACTCTTGGGATACAATGTTCTCTTTAATGTGTTCTACACAATAGCATTACATTATCTTGAAC CATTGGGAAAGCCGCAGGCGTCAATGTCAGAAGATGACTTGAAACGTAAAAATATTTCGACAACTGGTTTTCATAACAGAGGCGAGAATGGGGTTGAAATGCAAAACATCACTGGAGAAATTCAATCTGCTG GTGGGAGAAGTCGAAAGAGAAGTAGCAATATTTCAAACAGGTCTGATTCCCTTGTGACAAGTGCCCGTGAGGCTGGCAGGAAAGGGATGGTTTTGCCCTTCGAACCTCTCGCCATGGCCTTCCACAATGTCAGCTACTTCGTTGACATGCCCGAT GAAATGAAACAACAAGGAGTAACAGAGGACAGACTTCAATTGCTGCGTGATGTGAATGGGACATTCAGGCCAGGTGTATTAACATGTTTAATGGGGGTGAGTGGGGCAGGAAAGACAACCTTGATGGATGTTCTTGCAGGAAGGAAAACTGGAGGCTATATTGAAGGTTCCGTCACCATTTCTGGTTATCCCAAGAACCAAGAAACCTTTGCTCGGATTTCCGGTTACTGCGAACAAAATGATATACATTCTCCTTGTGTCACAGTCTATGAATCCCTCATATACTCTGCTTGGCTTCGTCTCCCCAAAGAAGTTGATACTAAAACTAGAGAG ATGTTTGTGGACGAAGTTATGACTCTGGTAGAGCTACACAACTTGAAAGGAGCTCTGGTGGGTTTACCTGGAAAGAGAGGTTTGTCCACAGAACAGAGAAAGAGGTTGACTATTGCAGTGGAATTGGTAGCAAATCCATCCATTATATTCATGGACGAGCCAACATCAGGATTGGATGCCAGAGCTGCTGCAATTGTTATGCGAACAGTTCGCAATACTGTGGACACGGGACGAACTGTTGTGTGCACCATTCATCAACCAAGCATAGACATATTTGAAGCCTTCGATGAG TTGGTGCTGATGAAGCGCGGAGGGCAAATGATATATGTAGGACCTCTGGGTCACCATTCAAAGGacctgattgaatattttgagtcATTTGATGGGGTGCCCAAAATAACCCAAGGTTACAACCCCGCGACATGGATGTTGGAGTCCTCTTCTGTTGGAACTGAGCTTCGACTTGGAGTTGATTTTGCAGATTTGTATCGCAAGTCCCGTCTATATGA GAGAAATGAAGCTCTGATAAAGGAACTAGAAGTACCAGCTCCAGGATCAAAGGACATACACTTTGACTCACAGTATTCACAGCCTTTCTTTATCCAAACATGGGCTTGCCTGTGGAAGCAACATTGGTCATATTGGAGAAACCCAGAATACAATGCAATTCGCTTCTTTTACACAGTCATCTGCGCTTTGATGTTTGGCACAATTTTTTGGAGGGTTGGTAATAAGAC ACGAGAGCAAAGCAGTGTTACCAATGCTATGGGCTCATTGTTTGCGTCCATTATATTTTTGGGCGTGAATAATGCATCATCAGTTGAGCCTGTTGTGGATATTGAAAGAACAGTCTTCTATAGAGAAAAGGCTGCAGGGATGTATTCAGCTCTCCCTTATGCCCTTGGACAA GTGTTGATTGAAATACCATATGTTTTCATTCAAGCAGTGCAATATGGAGTAATTGTGTATGCCATGGTTGACTATAAGTGGGAGGCATCAAAGTTCTTCTGGTTCTTTTTCTTCATGTTCTTCACATTCCTATACTTCACATTTTACGGCATGATGACTTCTGCTCTCACTCCCAATTCAATGATAGCTGCAATTGTATCCTCAGCTTTCTATGGAATTTGGATGCTTTTCTGTGGCTTTCTAATTCCTCGCAAT AAAATTCCAGTGTGGTGGAGATGGTACTACTGGGCAGACCCCATGGCATGGACACTCTATGGCTTGATTGCTTCACAATTTGGAGACCTTGATACTCTAATGACCAAAACTGATGGCACTCAAGAATCACTCAAGCATTTCTTGAAGAGTTATTTTGGATTTAGACATGACTTCTTAGGAGTTACTGCAGGTTTTACAGTAGGATGGGCTGTTCTATTCGCCTTTGTCTTTGCCTTCGCTATCAAATTCCTCAACTTCCAAAATAGATAG